Proteins from a genomic interval of Actinoalloteichus hymeniacidonis:
- a CDS encoding ABC transporter ATP-binding protein, producing MTAATGTERNTQRGLGPAAVELRGVVREYGTKQARVRALDAVSLQFPAGSWTAVMGPSGSGKSTLLHCAAGLERVDAGQVLLGGADITASSDAELTKLRRDQIGFVFQTFNLIGSLTAEQNVALPLRLGSSRVSRQELRRVLASVGMEDRMRHRPRELSGGQQQRVAIARAMVTRPAVLFADEPTGALDSKSARTVLDLLGEMVATAGQSIVMVTHDPVAAACADSVVFLSDGRIVDHAQRPTAREVADRLTRLEG from the coding sequence ATGACAGCGGCGACGGGAACCGAACGGAACACGCAGCGCGGCCTCGGGCCCGCCGCGGTCGAGTTGCGTGGGGTCGTCCGGGAATATGGAACGAAACAGGCGCGGGTGCGGGCGCTGGACGCGGTGAGTCTCCAATTCCCGGCAGGCTCGTGGACGGCGGTGATGGGTCCGTCGGGGTCGGGGAAGTCGACCCTGCTGCACTGCGCGGCCGGCCTGGAACGGGTGGATGCCGGGCAGGTGTTGCTGGGCGGCGCCGACATCACCGCCAGTTCCGACGCCGAGCTCACGAAACTGCGCCGCGACCAGATCGGTTTCGTCTTCCAGACGTTCAACCTCATCGGTTCCCTGACCGCCGAGCAGAACGTGGCGCTGCCGTTGCGGTTGGGCAGTTCTCGGGTCTCCCGGCAGGAGCTGCGTCGGGTGTTGGCCTCCGTGGGCATGGAGGACCGGATGCGGCATCGGCCGCGTGAGCTCTCGGGCGGCCAGCAGCAGCGGGTCGCGATCGCCAGGGCGATGGTGACCCGGCCTGCGGTGCTCTTCGCCGACGAACCCACCGGCGCCCTGGACTCGAAGTCGGCACGCACCGTGCTGGACCTGTTGGGCGAGATGGTCGCCACCGCAGGGCAGAGCATCGTGATGGTGACGCACGATCCGGTGGCCGCGGCCTGTGCCGATTCGGTGGTGTTCCTCTCCGACGGGCGGATCGTCGACCACGCGCAGCGGCCCACCGCGCGCGAGGTCGCCGACCGGCTGACCCGGTTGGAGGGATGA
- a CDS encoding methyltransferase domain-containing protein translates to MNAIVENTDAKRATADIFNSVVAASAIGAAWELGAFDELEKNGTIDSAEFAARNDLHPASTNGMFMALASVGVVVRRDGVVVPGPNFNEVNQHRSLFHWLSLGSGELFAKLPSVMRNENRTGDYYRRDAAAISYACREISERYFDPAFWRAMNGLGYDFRSVADLGSGSGERLIQLVSRYSGTKGLGVELAPAAIEMSRAEIARNGLAERITVVQGDARTIEPRPEFADVDLLTCFMMGHDFWPRQNCVATLRALREAFPNVRRFLLGDATRTVGLPDGELPIFTLGFEFGHDLMDVYLPTLDEWNGVFEEGGWRLVRRHLITSLSVSVVFELE, encoded by the coding sequence ATGAACGCCATTGTCGAGAACACCGACGCGAAACGGGCGACCGCCGATATCTTCAACTCGGTGGTCGCCGCTTCGGCAATCGGAGCCGCCTGGGAACTGGGGGCGTTCGACGAACTGGAGAAGAACGGCACGATCGATTCGGCGGAATTCGCCGCCCGCAACGATCTGCACCCGGCGTCCACCAACGGCATGTTCATGGCGTTGGCCAGCGTGGGCGTGGTCGTCCGCAGAGACGGCGTCGTCGTCCCGGGACCGAACTTCAACGAGGTCAACCAGCATCGCTCGCTGTTCCACTGGCTGAGCCTGGGATCCGGCGAGCTGTTCGCGAAGCTGCCCAGCGTCATGCGCAACGAGAACCGCACCGGTGATTACTACCGCCGCGACGCCGCCGCGATCAGCTATGCCTGTCGGGAGATCAGCGAACGCTACTTCGACCCGGCGTTCTGGCGGGCGATGAACGGACTCGGCTACGACTTCCGCTCCGTGGCCGACCTCGGTTCCGGCAGCGGCGAACGGCTGATTCAGCTGGTCAGCAGGTATTCCGGCACCAAGGGGCTGGGCGTGGAGTTGGCGCCTGCCGCGATCGAGATGTCCAGAGCCGAGATCGCCCGCAACGGTCTCGCCGAACGGATCACCGTCGTGCAAGGCGATGCCAGGACGATCGAGCCGCGACCGGAGTTCGCCGACGTCGACCTGCTCACCTGCTTCATGATGGGCCACGACTTCTGGCCGAGGCAGAACTGCGTGGCCACGTTGCGCGCCCTTCGGGAGGCCTTCCCGAACGTCCGGCGATTCCTGCTCGGCGATGCCACCCGCACCGTCGGACTGCCCGACGGCGAGTTGCCCATCTTCACGCTCGGCTTCGAATTCGGGCATGACCTGATGGACGTCTACCTGCCGACCCTCGACGAGTGGAACGGCGTCTTCGAGGAAGGCGGCTGGCGCCTGGTGCGCCGACACCTGATCACCAGCCTCAGCGTCTCCGTGGTCTTCGAGCTCGAATAG